The segment CTCAGACTTGCAGATAGAAGGCTAACAGCAGCAGTGTGAGAAGCCCTTATTTTGGTGTTGAAGAGAATCAATGATCTAGCACACAATTTATATAGACTCATGGCCTTGAGGGGCGGGCTTTGGATGATTACCAGAGAGTGCCGGATGCAAAGTACACAATTGTACACAGGTTACTGCACAAACAGACACTATCATAAACACTTACAGACCTGTGTATAGTGATAAAGGTGCATTGAATCACATTTCAATACTggttacatgttttatttaacaGGTCTAAGTCATTTTTATCACAATCAATTTTTCAAGCGACAGGATAATATGCATAGAGACAGGAGACTCAGTAAGTCATTGTACAAGGCTGACTGAAGTCATGAACTGGAAATGTGTGGGAATTTAAGCATGTGTTTTGTCATTTACACAGCTGTCTTCCAAAGAACACTGGAATACAGTGTTCTTTGGAAGAAAGTTAGGGGAAAGGCTAAATTTACCTTCCAGAGTATTAGTAATTTATTTGATACAGTAAAATGCTATTTTAACCCTAACAATGACTGCTTTAAGAAAGCAATATTACACTAGAGTAGGGCtcgccaaccctgttcctggagagctaccatcctgaaGGTTTTCACACCAACcctgtaggttcactccaaccctgttcctggagcgctaccatcctgtaggttcacactccaacccttatctagcacacctgattctaataattagctgaaCCAGGTTAATtaatctccaggaacagggttggaaacaCCTGTACTAGAGTAGATTACACTAtacgtcctttgtcctgatctacattctgattgtgcccacatacACTATAGCTGTTACATCTACACATGATAGTAAAACATGTCTCTTATCCATCCACATTGTGACCAGATATCCTGGTCCCTCCCTGTATGTAAGTTATTTAACAGATATTATTTTAAAGACACATATTGATGCCATAAGTCAATGGCATTACTTGCCAATGATTTTAGAGGGCAGGTGgtgatgatttaaatggtttAAAACGTTCACTGTTTCCATCAGTCTATATTTGTAAGGTTGCATCtacaccagtgtttcccaacaCCAGTCCTCGATTAACCCAATAGCACACATTTTTGCTGTGGCCCCGGACAAACTCAACGGTTAcaattttttgtatttattagagATCCCATCCtcactactcttcctggggtccaaacacattaaggcacttacacaAAACaaaagacaacaatacatcatataaagAATACACCACTATATAGCTACAACACAAAATGTATGATactaccatacaacaatattacaatgtacatgtgtgtgtctgtacctgtgtgtcctttcacagtccccgctgttccataacgTAGACTTTTATGTTTATAAAAAAATCTgtttctactgcttgcatcagttacctgatgtggaatgtagtcatggctctatttagtactgtgcgcctcccaaaaTCTGCTCTGGATTTGGGGagtgtgaagagacctctggtggcatgtcttgtggggttgATGATTAGATGACAAGTTGAATCCGATGTGCTTGTCCAGGGCTACATctaaaatgtgtactgttggggctACTCTAGGACTGGAGTTAGAAAACACTGGTCTACACAGACACTAATTGGTTTTTTGACCAATCGGCTCGgaaaaagagctgatgtgaaaagatttgatgtgattggtcaaaataccaattagtggaaaaatatcagaattgggctgcgtgtgtaaacgcagcctaagatatccagacacaatgcaTATCTGACTGCCTCCAGAGGTGGTCAGGAATATCTGATCACAATGCGTCTTCTAATCatctacacctgtctaaaaatATGGGCACAATCGGAACGTGGACATGATCAGGACAAAGGACtgatgttagaaccaggtataaatggGGCTATTGATAGCAGCAATCCTTGGTAAACCAGTTTAGCACCCAAGGAAAGTATTTGAACCCTGAGATGTCATTCCGATTCCAGACTGAATGACACAACCCCTCATCTTATCACTTGTTCTCTTTAGCCTCCCTTCATCCAACATCAGAGGTAAAGTTGGTGTATCCTCTTGTTTCCTCTGTCATGCATCCAACCGCCCTCCTGTTGCTGCTGACTGGTAAGACTGTCACGTTCTAATTATGATTAGAAGATTTTTCCCCTTGAACCAATGTTGAATTTACGTCTGTGCCCGGTAACTCTGTTATATGGAACCTCAATGTCAGGAATATGTGCAGTAGTGTGACTGATTGCTTCATCTCTTTCTTCTGCCAGCCTACGTGGCTCATGGTTCACTGCTGCAATTTGCCAGAATGATCAAGTGCACCCAGCCTGAAGTCAACCCCTTCATGTATAATAACTACGGCTGTTGGTGTGGCTTGGGGGGGACTGGAAATCCAAGGGATGCGCTGGATGGGTAACTGAATTTCATTCAACTTATGTTGGACATCATGACCAggcttttgtgtgtgtatattacgACTGTGGTGGTCACAATTTCGTCAgccagtgattgtcaagcaaataactgtcggtctcacagtaattgaccgttaattaacaaacacattagGCATCTcttggcttccacacatagcatACAAGGccctgatgcagacctttggaacatctacatgcttaatttagagttattaatatACCTTAATTTGTtcggctatatgttttgatttttaatacaagCTGCATGATGCGCCTCTAATGATTTAAGagaagttgcttgaaaggcatccattctgctttgtttttttacgCAGGCTGTAGACTCTACATGAGTCACATTTTTCACAATTTGACAAAAATGtgataatgcctagaatttcacGGTGGAATCCCCTTTGTGgctgtaatgcaccctaaaaaaatccaggCCTGAGTGCTGCACGGCTCATCACTCGGGTCTTTCttacaggctacaagtgaagaaaCACATCGGGGATGCAACTGCGTGCGTCCTTACAAATTCTGAGGTgtatattggaagaactgtccacatttacttttcgtcagccaacaagatgtgtaggcctaacgaacagaaAAAGCACTAGCATATGTCAATCTACTGCCCACTTAACTCAGAAGCCAgacacaccaatgtgtcagaggaaacaccgtacacctggtgactgtgtcagcgtgcactgcacctgGCCCTCCACcggagttgctagtgcgcgataggacaaggacatccctgccggccaaaccctcccttaaacagagcctggactcgaccccagaatctctagtggcacagctagcactgcgatgcagtgccttagaccattgcGCCACTCGGGACTGGGACAgatgtgggatgcgatagatcccaaattaatacaaccactaccATCAACTTTTTTTACGCAGTGTGGCTGAcccaacagatcagaacatttagcttaaaatattgatcaactattaggctatttcttcacattataaacgCAGCAATGCACACATCGTGGTAGGCTATAAGCATGAATGTTCCATTATCCGAAAataccattatcaaaagtgacctcaaatgcaattatgcatgtaatgcttttattataaaggtgcatttttatggtgagaATGATCTTCCCTAAACTTGAACCTcacgcgctgcttatgtatgccagttaggctctacaccccttgtaaagtggattaatgtgcttaatcttaagaagttatttggccactttagttgtgatacaaatctTATTAAAACATATTGGCTAGGCTACATGACGTGTGCGACTGATtcgaaaaagtcgcaaaaaaaaaatgtttcttatgctgggcatcattcacaagtgataatatatcattcacaagtgatacggtaatattgtcacccatcagacttttCTTGATTTAATAtatacttttttatatatatcttgtctttacatattatttagtatatgtgaAAATTGATTTAGattggaccattatcatgcacctgtatcgagaCGGGGGCAGcggaaaaaaatacatgtcatctatgtacttaaatagcaaatggaggatgcttttccctgtggtttattttcatgccagccaggtagactatactcctgttgtaaagataagcaatatgcttaatattaggaaagttgaaaaataaatatagtaggcctaccctatagaaagctgatacttctctttttagtagaggccattaCTCTGTTTTCTCGTGtaattgcatagcctattgaaatgttgcgcaacatgagctcatgtttCAATTTCGAATACATTTGctttgatgtcagagtggttataGGGACaatagtgctgagtaccaggcagttagcacgtttagtaggctactaacgaccatcagcagcatcagagcttggagaagcgtaattaccgtgactaaacagtcacgtggaatttgactgccttcatgactcgtggtggtaatatggtcaccacAACAGCCCTGTGTCTATCTCAAACTCTTTACTTTTTCCTCTTTAACTCAGGTGTTGTGAGGTCCACGACCACTGCTATCAAGCGAGCAGGCATCTTCCAGATTGCCGTCCCGTCATTGATTATCCTTACATCAATCTGTATAGATTCTCTTGCACTAATGGGCAGGTCTCCTGTTCAGGTAACAACTGAACTCTAGAAACAAAATAATTTGTGGACATTTGCAATAAACAATACAATCTGTCCAAGCTCTATGAAATTGTCAGATGCACTGACGTTTTGTTGTGAAGGTGAGGTTTCAGCTTTGTCTGCTACTAATGTTTATCATGAGCCTAAACCTGTGTCCTTACTCCTCAGCCTCCAGCCACGTGTGCCAGAtctcagtgtgtgagtgtgatcgTGTCGCCACCAACTGCTTCGCCCAGTCGACCTACAACCCTAAGAACAAGAACCTGGACCCCAAAGTCCACTGTCTCTCCTGAGCCAAGTCAAATCTGGAAGCAGCACCAACATCTGAAACTAAATATGTAAACACAACTGTAGATTCACAGAATGTTTATGAATCCTGTTTCATGCATAATGTGTGCCATGTTTGCTGGAACAATTTATTTTGCTAACAAAACTGACAACCTGATTAAATTATTGAATGGCACTCTTGAGTGTTTGTTAGTTCTGCATTTTTATTTAAAGCATAGGTGCCCTACTTGCAACCATTTTAAATTTAAACAGTTTATCAGCCAATTTAAATTGATTTACTTGCATGTGACAGAATGCTAAATTGTAGCTGGTCCCATCAGATAAAAAGGCCTATGCTAACTTCACCAGGCGGCCGTGACTATCCTGGAACAAGTTCtgcatcagccaattaaaatTGTTGCTGTAGTTGGCCGTGTTCTTAACATAGTTCAGTCCAACAGCACGTTCTGGTAATTAAAGCAACTATCACATGTATTTGACAGACTGGTCAAATTGCTCACTGTCAAGTGCCTAGTTGCAGTGGTGTGTATTTATGGGTGCCAAGGTAAACCAggcttccccccaaaaatgtaccaTTTTGTGTCTCTGTTTCATAATTTATTAAAGTAGAAAATAATACCCACTCAGTGTTGCACTCAACTGTGAGTGGTCCTGTCACACAAAACAAATTGTGAAGTCAAATTGGCTTCCCTTGACATCAAAAGCAAAACTTAATTgccagaaacaacttgaattttTGCAACGTCGTTGTCCTCTggtggctggcttgctagctaaaattggcccgATCTTAAATTAGCCATACATTGTGCCcatggcctgagaggatggaagtttaatatgtagctagatgtagtaggctaatgttaacctgagtggcgcagcggtctaaggcactgtatctcagtgttagaggtgacactacagacaccctggttcgaatccaggctgtatcacaatctgctgtgattgggagtcccataaggcggcacaCGATTGACTCGGCGTCGTCTTGGTTTGGCCGTGATTGTAAATCatttaactgacatgcctagtttaattttttttaaattaagttaGGTTAGCGAGCAAACAttttttcacttttatt is part of the Salvelinus namaycush isolate Seneca chromosome 18, SaNama_1.0, whole genome shotgun sequence genome and harbors:
- the LOC120062717 gene encoding phospholipase A2-like, which gives rise to MIKCTQPEVNPFMYNNYGCWCGLGGTGNPRDALDGCCEVHDHCYQASRHLPDCRPVIDYPYINLYRFSCTNGQVSCSASSHVCQISVCECDRVATNCFAQSTYNPKNKNLDPKVHCLS